A genomic segment from Methanolobus zinderi encodes:
- a CDS encoding MFS transporter: MEEASDKPGSGYGSQKGKLDPQLYILSFSKLFKDLGTGMLAFLIPLYIVDLNTSFFADTPVVVKAGIVATVFGLSNALSQPFMGRLSDRLDRRKIFIVAGMVGFTILSFIYARTTEFEYVVLFRFIQGITVGATVPAIVATVTYLSTSQTRGRAIGIYSSLRGFGFGTGSILGGIIVNYYDFSSAFYVCALLGLISTFLITFFVRDARDPSVKKSNVTISSANGIQFRILALAMFMMMVGIMIIFAFLPEYRVRLDASELSLSIAVSAYVISRVLFQTPMGVISDSMGRKSMVALGLLINVPIVVGLGYVDSIIQLIILRAFQGIAMAAVETPVMALAVELTGGSAVGSRVSTITASQAAGMALGPLIGGVLAGYVSFRTPFYICGILILLSFVLVLAVIQEPESSSD, from the coding sequence ATGGAAGAAGCATCCGATAAACCTGGATCCGGATATGGTTCTCAAAAAGGAAAACTGGATCCGCAGTTATATATTTTATCCTTTTCAAAGCTGTTCAAAGACCTTGGTACGGGAATGCTTGCCTTCCTGATTCCGCTTTATATTGTAGATCTGAATACTTCGTTTTTTGCTGACACTCCGGTCGTTGTAAAGGCCGGCATTGTTGCAACCGTATTTGGTCTGTCCAATGCACTATCCCAGCCCTTTATGGGAAGATTGTCCGACAGGCTTGATCGTAGAAAGATATTTATTGTTGCGGGAATGGTCGGATTCACTATTCTGTCCTTTATATATGCCAGAACCACTGAGTTCGAGTATGTGGTTCTATTTCGCTTCATTCAGGGAATTACCGTGGGTGCAACGGTTCCTGCGATAGTTGCAACGGTAACATATCTGTCAACAAGTCAAACGCGGGGAAGGGCGATAGGTATATACTCTTCCCTGCGTGGTTTTGGTTTCGGTACCGGGTCCATACTGGGTGGTATCATAGTCAATTACTATGATTTCAGTTCCGCATTCTATGTATGCGCACTTCTTGGCCTGATAAGCACCTTTTTGATAACATTCTTTGTAAGGGATGCCCGGGATCCTTCCGTAAAAAAAAGCAATGTGACCATATCATCTGCAAACGGCATCCAGTTCCGGATACTCGCGCTTGCCATGTTCATGATGATGGTCGGTATCATGATAATCTTTGCCTTCCTGCCGGAATACAGGGTCAGACTGGATGCAAGTGAGCTATCCCTGAGTATAGCAGTTTCGGCGTATGTGATATCAAGGGTGCTTTTCCAGACGCCAATGGGAGTGATCTCTGACAGCATGGGAAGAAAGAGTATGGTGGCCCTGGGTCTTCTTATCAATGTCCCGATAGTTGTGGGTCTTGGATATGTGGATAGTATTATTCAGCTGATCATCCTGCGTGCATTTCAGGGTATAGCCATGGCAGCGGTTGAAACGCCTGTTATGGCTCTGGCAGTTGAACTTACTGGTGGCTCTGCTGTGGGTTCCAGGGTCAGCACAATAACAGCTTCACAGGCAGCCGGCATGGCTTTGGGGCCATTGATCGGAGGAGTACTTGCGGGATATGTCTCTTTCAGGACTCCTTTCTACATCTGTGGTATCCTGATATTGCTGTCCTTTGTACTGGTACTTGCTGTGATACAGGAACCTGAATCATCTAGTGATTGA